In the Alphaproteobacteria bacterium genome, one interval contains:
- a CDS encoding RNA-binding protein codes for MATALAAVVEREAARRCVVSGRSLDKRRLIRFVAAPDGAVVPDIKANLPGRGVWVGAERTLVERAVAKGQFSHLGRAATDVGDHVEALLARRCCDLLGLARRAGLAVAGMQKVRACLVAREARVIAEARDAAEDGAAKIARLVMVAVPAPMLVRLLDREELGSALGREDAVHVALLRGRLSDLFLDEIRRLAGFRDGAAEAGATKHI; via the coding sequence GTGGCGACGGCATTGGCAGCGGTCGTTGAGAGAGAGGCTGCGCGTCGCTGCGTGGTCAGCGGCCGGAGTCTCGATAAACGGCGGTTAATCCGTTTCGTTGCTGCGCCGGATGGTGCTGTCGTTCCTGATATCAAAGCGAATTTGCCCGGCCGTGGTGTCTGGGTAGGAGCCGAGAGGACGCTGGTCGAGCGCGCGGTTGCCAAGGGGCAGTTCTCGCACCTCGGGCGTGCCGCGACAGACGTGGGCGATCACGTTGAGGCTTTGTTGGCGCGGCGTTGCTGCGATCTGCTGGGTTTGGCGCGCCGCGCTGGCTTGGCGGTGGCCGGCATGCAAAAGGTACGGGCTTGTCTTGTGGCGCGCGAAGCACGTGTGATAGCCGAAGCGCGCGATGCTGCCGAGGACGGCGCGGCCAAGATCGCGCGCCTCGTTATGGTGGCTGTGCCGGCGCCGATGCTGGTGCGCTTATTGGACCGGGAAGAGCTCGGGTCTGCGCTCGGCCGTGAGGATGCAGTGCATGTCGCTTTGCTGCGCGGGCGCCTGAGTGATTTGTTCCTGGACGAGATACGAAGGCTGGCAGGTTTTCGTGACGGCGCGGCAGAGGCTGGTGCCACGAAGCATATCTGA
- the nusA gene encoding transcription termination factor NusA, with translation MASEAISSLTRPELLHVADAVARDKTIDREIVVEAMEQAIQTAARRKYGQELDIAAEIDRRSGEIRLARRREVVEEIEDDVTQMLLADAQAYDPALGLGDFLIEPLPPIDLGRVAAQAAKQVIVQRVRDAERERQFEEYKDRVGEIVNGVVKRVEYGNVVTELGRAEAIMRRDESLPRENFRNGDRMRAFIYDVRQEQRGPQIFVSRARPEFMASLFSQEVPEIYDGIIEIKSVARDPGSRAKIAVISNDSSIDPIGACVGMRGSRVQAVVNELQGEKIDIIQWNPDAATFIVNALAPAEVTKVVLDEDNQRIEVVVPDDQLSLAIGRRGQNVRLASQLTGWDIDIMTEAQESERRTEEMRAASTLFMEALNVDEVIAHLLITEGFSSAEAVAFMPIEELAEIDGFEQDMIEELRARARDYLERRDADLSNKRQELGVADGVAAVEGLNPAMLVALGEAGIKTLDDLGDLASDELREIVGEGAIDEVVAGEVIMSARAHWFPDEPAGQDETAQAEEASSAASGE, from the coding sequence ATGGCGAGCGAAGCGATATCAAGCCTGACCCGACCCGAGCTACTGCATGTGGCGGACGCGGTTGCACGTGACAAGACTATCGATCGCGAGATCGTTGTCGAAGCGATGGAGCAGGCAATCCAGACCGCGGCCCGGCGTAAGTACGGCCAGGAACTCGACATCGCCGCCGAGATCGATCGGCGCAGTGGTGAGATTCGCTTGGCCCGGCGGCGCGAGGTGGTCGAGGAGATCGAAGACGACGTGACTCAGATGCTGCTGGCCGACGCCCAGGCTTACGATCCGGCGCTCGGCCTCGGGGATTTTCTGATCGAGCCCCTGCCGCCGATTGACCTTGGTCGCGTCGCGGCTCAGGCGGCCAAGCAGGTCATCGTGCAGCGTGTGCGCGACGCTGAGCGTGAGCGCCAGTTCGAGGAATACAAGGATCGCGTGGGTGAGATCGTGAACGGCGTCGTCAAGCGCGTCGAATATGGCAACGTCGTCACGGAGCTCGGCCGCGCCGAGGCGATCATGCGCCGCGACGAATCTCTGCCACGGGAGAACTTCCGCAACGGCGACCGCATGCGCGCCTTCATCTACGATGTGCGCCAGGAGCAGCGCGGCCCGCAGATTTTCGTGTCGCGGGCACGGCCTGAGTTCATGGCAAGCCTATTCAGCCAAGAGGTGCCGGAGATTTACGACGGCATCATTGAGATCAAGTCCGTGGCCCGTGATCCCGGTAGCCGCGCCAAGATCGCTGTCATCTCGAACGATTCTAGCATCGATCCGATCGGCGCATGCGTCGGCATGCGCGGCAGCCGCGTGCAGGCCGTGGTGAACGAGCTGCAGGGCGAGAAGATCGATATCATCCAGTGGAATCCAGATGCGGCCACGTTTATCGTCAACGCCTTGGCGCCAGCCGAGGTCACCAAAGTTGTCCTCGACGAGGACAATCAGCGCATTGAGGTCGTAGTGCCAGACGATCAGCTTAGCCTCGCCATCGGCCGCCGCGGCCAGAATGTGCGGTTGGCTTCGCAGCTTACCGGCTGGGATATCGATATCATGACAGAGGCACAAGAATCCGAGCGCCGCACCGAGGAGATGCGGGCTGCCTCAACCCTCTTCATGGAAGCCCTGAACGTCGACGAGGTGATTGCCCACCTACTGATTACCGAAGGCTTCTCGTCGGCCGAGGCTGTAGCCTTCATGCCGATTGAGGAGCTGGCGGAGATCGATGGTTTTGAGCAGGATATGATCGAGGAGCTGCGTGCGCGGGCCCGCGATTATCTCGAGCGCCGCGACGCGGACCTCAGCAACAAGCGTCAGGAACTCGGAGTAGCCGATGGGGTGGCGGCCGTCGAGGGGCTGAACCCGGCCATGCTCGTGGCGCTTGGTGAGGCGGGGATCAAGACCCTCGATGACCTGGGTGATCTGGCAAGCGACGAACTGAGAGAGATTGTCGGCGAAGGCGCCATAGATGAAGTGGTGGCTGGTGAGGTAATCATGAGTGCGCGCGCCCACTGGTTCCCGGATGAGCCTGCTGGCCAGGATGAGACTGCGCAAGCTGAAGAGGCGTCGTCCGCGGCGTCTGGCGAGTGA
- the rimP gene encoding ribosome maturation factor RimP, translated as MARATREALEKLIAPTVAAMGYSLVRVRLFEGGQLRLQVMAEREANGTMTVDDCATLSRALSAVLDVEDPIGGSYDLEISSPGIDRPLVGPDDYERFNGFEAKLETALLIDGRRRFRGRLRGFDGDTVRIALRDGSEANVPLTAIRDAKLMLTDDLVKASLNAAETTDE; from the coding sequence TTGGCCCGAGCCACGAGGGAAGCCCTTGAGAAGTTAATCGCGCCAACTGTGGCGGCGATGGGGTATAGTCTGGTGCGAGTCCGCCTCTTCGAAGGTGGCCAGTTGCGCCTGCAGGTGATGGCCGAGCGCGAAGCCAACGGCACGATGACCGTTGATGACTGCGCGACACTGAGCCGGGCCCTGTCTGCGGTTCTGGACGTCGAGGATCCAATCGGCGGGTCCTATGATCTTGAGATCAGCTCGCCGGGGATCGACAGGCCGCTGGTAGGGCCGGATGACTATGAGCGTTTCAACGGCTTCGAGGCGAAGCTGGAGACGGCGTTGCTGATAGATGGACGGCGGCGATTCCGGGGTCGGTTGAGGGGATTCGATGGTGATACGGTGCGCATTGCCCTGCGTGACGGCAGCGAGGCAAACGTGCCGTTGACGGCGATACGCGATGCTAAGCTGATGCTTACGGACGACCTAGTGAAAGCAAGTCTGAACGCGGCAGAGACGACGGACGAATAG
- the trmB gene encoding tRNA (guanosine(46)-N7)-methyltransferase TrmB, with amino-acid sequence MVHGRRGGTRLRAGRRRLLETLLPRLHFTLPDQGELSAPLFLFPETARGALWLEIGFGAGEHLAAQAAARPDVGIIGCEPYRNGIASLLANIEAQNLKNIRIFTDHAADLVTRLPAESLTRVFLLFPDPWPKQRHHKRRIVQAAFLDDLARAMADGGELRVATDHNGYCQWIMARLLAHPGFAWCAVGWRSRPDDWPPTRYEAKALLTGSRCVYLRFCRRLRSRQP; translated from the coding sequence ATCGTGCACGGTCGGCGCGGCGGTACGCGGCTGCGCGCTGGGCGCCGCAGACTTCTTGAGACGCTTCTGCCACGCCTCCACTTCACCTTGCCCGACCAGGGCGAGCTGAGCGCGCCGCTTTTCCTCTTCCCGGAGACCGCGCGTGGCGCTTTGTGGCTTGAAATTGGGTTTGGCGCCGGCGAGCATCTCGCGGCGCAGGCCGCTGCGCGCCCTGATGTGGGCATCATCGGCTGTGAGCCCTATCGCAACGGCATAGCCAGTTTGCTTGCAAATATAGAGGCACAAAATCTTAAAAACATACGTATTTTTACGGATCACGCCGCAGATCTTGTAACGCGTTTGCCAGCCGAATCATTGACTCGGGTCTTTCTTCTGTTTCCCGATCCCTGGCCCAAACAGCGGCACCACAAACGGCGTATCGTGCAGGCGGCGTTTCTCGACGATCTGGCGCGTGCCATGGCCGATGGTGGCGAGCTGCGAGTTGCCACCGATCACAACGGCTACTGCCAGTGGATCATGGCCCGCCTTCTGGCGCATCCCGGTTTCGCCTGGTGTGCAGTAGGCTGGCGTAGCCGGCCTGACGATTGGCCGCCGACGCGCTACGAGGCGAAGGCGCTTTTGACGGGATCACGCTGCGTTTATTTGCGGTTTTGCCGCCGGCTTCGTTCGCGGCAACCTTGA
- the metK gene encoding methionine adenosyltransferase, giving the protein MATADHLFTSESVSEGHPDKLCDRVSDAIVDAYLGDQDPEVRVACEVLATTNMMVIAGETRGPEMSAKKVEEIARAAVRDIGYEQDGFHWRDAKVDIRLHNQSPDIAQGVDAGGNKDVGAGDQGIMFGYACRETDVLMPAPLFYSHEILRSLAGVRHSGVEPGLLPDSKSQVTLRYVNGEPVGATSVVVSTQHAANLDQAAVREIVRPHVMDVLPEGWMCPEDSFYVNPTGRFVVGGPDGDTGVTGRKIIVDTYGGAAPHGGGAFSGKDPSKVDRSAAYAARYLAKNVVAAELADKCTIQLAYAIGVSKPLSVYVDTHGTGKVDEAHLGVSLQEQMDLSPRGIRDHLQLIRPIYARTAAYGHFGRAPEPDGGFSWERVDLANSLASALA; this is encoded by the coding sequence ATGGCCACTGCCGACCATTTGTTCACCAGCGAATCCGTCTCCGAAGGCCACCCTGACAAGCTCTGTGATCGTGTGTCAGATGCAATTGTGGATGCCTATCTGGGTGACCAGGATCCGGAGGTGCGTGTCGCGTGCGAGGTGTTGGCGACGACCAATATGATGGTAATTGCCGGCGAGACCCGTGGCCCTGAGATGAGCGCTAAGAAGGTCGAGGAGATCGCGCGCGCGGCGGTGCGCGATATTGGTTACGAGCAGGACGGCTTTCATTGGCGCGACGCCAAGGTCGATATCCGCTTGCACAACCAGTCGCCCGACATTGCTCAGGGTGTCGATGCCGGTGGCAACAAGGATGTTGGCGCCGGCGATCAGGGTATCATGTTCGGTTATGCCTGCCGCGAGACCGATGTCTTGATGCCGGCCCCGCTCTTCTATAGCCACGAGATTCTGCGCTCGCTTGCCGGTGTGCGCCATTCTGGTGTCGAGCCGGGTCTGCTGCCGGACTCGAAAAGCCAGGTCACCTTGCGCTACGTCAATGGCGAGCCGGTCGGTGCTACCTCGGTCGTGGTCTCGACCCAACATGCGGCAAATCTCGATCAGGCGGCAGTGCGCGAGATAGTCCGACCCCATGTTATGGATGTCCTGCCCGAGGGCTGGATGTGCCCCGAAGACTCGTTTTACGTCAATCCCACCGGGCGATTTGTTGTTGGTGGTCCCGACGGTGATACTGGCGTCACGGGTCGTAAAATTATCGTCGACACCTATGGTGGCGCGGCACCCCACGGTGGCGGCGCATTCTCCGGCAAGGACCCGAGCAAGGTCGATCGCTCGGCAGCTTATGCGGCGCGCTATCTGGCCAAGAATGTAGTGGCCGCTGAGCTGGCCGACAAATGCACGATCCAGCTTGCCTATGCCATTGGTGTCTCCAAGCCCTTGTCGGTCTACGTCGATACCCACGGTACGGGCAAAGTCGACGAGGCGCACCTGGGCGTGTCCCTGCAGGAGCAGATGGATTTGTCACCGCGCGGTATTCGCGATCATCTGCAGCTCATTCGACCGATCTACGCGCGCACGGCAGCGTACGGCCATTTTGGGCGCGCGCCTGAGCCGGACGGTGGGTTTTCCTGGGAGCGCGTGGACTTGGCCAACTCACTGGCGTCCGCATTGGCTTGA
- a CDS encoding helix-turn-helix transcriptional regulator — protein sequence MAQNPNPVDIHVGGRIRLRRTLLGMSQSKLGGGINLTFQQIQKYERGINRVGASRLYQLSQVLNVPVSFFFDDMPLEVSGAAPGLGKTPGNLGGDMLSKRETLELIRAYHSISDASVRRLVYALVKSLGAHI from the coding sequence ATGGCCCAAAATCCCAACCCCGTGGATATTCACGTTGGTGGCCGTATTCGGTTGCGGCGTACGCTGCTCGGTATGAGTCAGTCGAAATTGGGGGGGGGGATCAACCTCACCTTCCAGCAAATCCAGAAATACGAGCGTGGTATCAACCGCGTTGGCGCGAGTCGGCTTTATCAGTTGAGCCAAGTCTTGAACGTGCCGGTCTCGTTCTTCTTTGACGACATGCCGTTGGAGGTTAGCGGCGCTGCGCCGGGTCTTGGCAAGACGCCCGGGAACCTCGGTGGGGATATGCTGTCTAAACGCGAGACGCTGGAGCTAATTCGCGCCTATCACAGCATTAGCGATGCCAGCGTGCGTCGTCTGGTTTACGCCTTGGTCAAGTCACTTGGCGCACACATATAG
- the lnt gene encoding apolipoprotein N-acyltransferase, translating into METKLPRALAGLWQRWLAAALLGSVACLALPPFAMAALMLPTFVGLSLMLAACRGPAGAFALGWSFGLGHFVAGLYWVGTAFSVAGVAPPAAPFAVLGLAAANALFPGIALLATYLARARGALAAVVLATSWTAAEWLRANLVLGGFAWNLLGYVWVDSLAMLQTAAVFGVYGLSWLTVLAAATPAALVSEQHGWRPLVLCCGLLAAAALAGTVRLPDADSAVVEGISLRLIQANITQYHKWQPERRADNLRQHLTLTATPGATPSVVIWPETATPYFLADEPKIRERLGAAVAPGGLLITGAVRGEKVSGDHMQIWNSLHAIDDHGDLVATYDKFHLVPFGEYMPLRNIFDLVKLSHGETDFSRGPGPVSLLLGRLPPVSPLICYEAIFPGNVRSEDDPPAWLLNLTNDAWYGISTGPYQHFQQARVRAIEEGIPLVRVANTGVSGVVDSLGRVVASLGLGETGVIDAPLPVARGDTLYVFWRDWPLLVLCLFVLMQARRKRGEA; encoded by the coding sequence ATGGAAACAAAGCTGCCCCGTGCACTCGCCGGTCTCTGGCAGCGCTGGCTTGCGGCGGCTTTGTTGGGGTCGGTGGCGTGCCTGGCATTGCCGCCCTTCGCTATGGCTGCTCTGATGCTGCCCACCTTTGTCGGCTTGAGCCTGATGCTCGCTGCTTGCCGTGGACCAGCAGGCGCTTTCGCGTTGGGCTGGAGTTTCGGCCTGGGGCATTTCGTGGCCGGTCTTTATTGGGTGGGAACGGCCTTCTCCGTGGCTGGCGTCGCGCCGCCTGCGGCGCCGTTTGCCGTGTTAGGGCTAGCCGCGGCCAACGCGCTGTTTCCGGGGATCGCCCTGCTGGCTACCTATCTGGCGCGTGCCCGCGGCGCATTGGCCGCGGTGGTACTGGCGACCTCTTGGACCGCCGCCGAGTGGCTGCGCGCTAATCTCGTTCTTGGCGGCTTTGCCTGGAATCTGCTCGGCTATGTCTGGGTTGATTCCCTTGCTATGCTACAGACGGCCGCGGTGTTTGGCGTATATGGCCTGTCCTGGTTGACGGTGTTGGCTGCAGCGACGCCCGCGGCGCTGGTGTCGGAGCAGCATGGCTGGCGCCCGCTGGTGCTTTGCTGTGGACTCTTGGCAGCGGCAGCGCTCGCGGGTACGGTGCGCCTGCCAGACGCGGACAGCGCCGTCGTCGAGGGGATCAGCTTGCGTCTGATTCAGGCCAATATCACACAATATCACAAATGGCAGCCCGAGCGCAGAGCCGACAATCTACGCCAACACCTTACGTTGACGGCGACGCCCGGTGCGACGCCGAGCGTGGTTATCTGGCCCGAAACGGCGACACCTTATTTTCTTGCCGACGAGCCCAAGATTCGTGAGCGCCTGGGAGCGGCAGTGGCGCCTGGTGGCCTGTTGATCACTGGCGCTGTGCGCGGTGAGAAAGTCAGTGGCGACCACATGCAGATTTGGAACAGTTTGCATGCCATCGACGACCATGGTGACCTTGTTGCCACCTACGATAAGTTTCACCTGGTCCCATTTGGCGAATATATGCCCCTGCGAAATATTTTCGATTTGGTTAAGCTCAGCCATGGTGAGACAGATTTCTCTCGCGGGCCGGGGCCCGTTAGTCTACTTCTCGGCCGGCTGCCACCAGTGAGTCCGCTGATCTGTTACGAGGCGATCTTTCCCGGTAATGTGCGTAGCGAAGATGATCCGCCAGCCTGGTTGCTCAATCTGACTAACGATGCTTGGTATGGCATCAGCACTGGGCCCTATCAGCATTTTCAGCAGGCAAGGGTGCGTGCAATCGAGGAGGGCATACCGCTTGTGCGGGTTGCGAACACCGGCGTGTCGGGAGTGGTGGATTCTCTAGGCCGTGTCGTCGCAAGTTTGGGCTTGGGAGAGACGGGCGTGATTGATGCCCCGCTACCCGTCGCCAGAGGTGACACACTTTATGTTTTTTGGCGCGATTGGCCGCTGTTGGTTTTGTGTTTGTTTGTCTTAATGCAGGCTAGACGAAAGCGAGGTGAGGCATAA
- a CDS encoding hemolysin family protein — MSSDRQDEPGSAGERTLLGVLAGWLGSLTGIGSQADSLRQSVETLIAERDDDTALDEEERVMLLNLLKFGESRVEDVMVPRADIIAVPEGASLAEVVKLMSRVGHSRLPVYRNSLDDVIGMVHVQDLLTYWSVDEPFRLADVIRRLPFVPPSMPVQEMLREMRADKVHLAMVVDEHGGIDGLVTIEDLMEEIVGEIEDEHDTAALPLVAITADGSLEADARALILEIELKLGIDLLPADRDEDIETVGGLVFDLAGRVPAVGEVVAHPAGLAIDVLDADPRRVRKVRIRHADMAEQEPGGGEG; from the coding sequence ATGAGCAGTGACAGGCAGGACGAGCCCGGATCGGCGGGCGAGCGTACGCTGCTCGGTGTGTTGGCTGGCTGGCTCGGCTCTTTGACGGGTATCGGCAGTCAGGCTGACAGTCTGCGCCAGTCGGTGGAGACGCTGATCGCCGAGCGCGACGACGACACCGCTCTCGACGAGGAAGAGCGCGTGATGCTGCTCAACCTGCTCAAGTTCGGCGAGTCGCGGGTCGAGGACGTCATGGTGCCGCGTGCCGACATTATCGCCGTGCCCGAGGGTGCCTCCCTGGCCGAAGTGGTTAAACTGATGTCGCGGGTTGGGCATTCGCGTCTGCCGGTCTATCGCAACAGCCTTGATGATGTCATCGGTATGGTACATGTGCAGGATCTACTGACCTATTGGTCGGTGGATGAGCCTTTTCGGCTGGCTGACGTGATCAGGCGCCTGCCTTTCGTTCCGCCGTCCATGCCGGTGCAGGAAATGCTGCGTGAGATGCGCGCCGACAAGGTACATCTGGCTATGGTGGTCGACGAGCATGGGGGCATCGACGGCCTGGTGACCATCGAGGATCTGATGGAGGAGATTGTCGGCGAGATCGAAGATGAGCACGACACGGCCGCTTTGCCGCTGGTTGCGATCACCGCGGATGGCAGCTTGGAGGCCGATGCGCGGGCGCTGATATTAGAAATTGAGTTGAAGCTCGGCATCGATCTTCTGCCGGCTGATCGCGACGAGGATATCGAAACAGTCGGTGGGCTCGTCTTTGATCTGGCTGGGCGGGTGCCGGCGGTCGGAGAGGTCGTGGCCCATCCTGCAGGCCTGGCTATCGACGTACTCGATGCGGATCCGCGCCGCGTCCGCAAGGTGCGCATTCGCCACGCCGACATGGCTGAGCAGGAGCCGGGTGGCGGCGAAGGCTAA
- the ybeY gene encoding rRNA maturation RNase YbeY: MTGDDNYPVDIAVVLEDPAWGVEAESICRLAAAAALETAGCEGGDLCIVLSDNAHVASLNSRFRHLEGPTNVLAFAAGAPGLLGDVILARETTAEEARTRGKALAAHLSHLAVHGTLHLLGFGHQDDDEARHMEAMEVRVLATLGIADPYAAERVGVK, from the coding sequence ATGACCGGCGACGATAACTATCCCGTCGATATAGCGGTGGTGCTAGAGGATCCTGCCTGGGGTGTCGAGGCCGAGAGTATTTGCCGGCTTGCCGCGGCCGCGGCCTTGGAGACTGCCGGGTGCGAGGGTGGCGACCTCTGTATCGTGTTGTCCGATAACGCCCATGTTGCGTCCCTCAATAGCCGATTTCGCCATCTCGAGGGTCCGACCAATGTGCTCGCCTTTGCGGCCGGTGCGCCGGGTCTGCTCGGCGACGTCATCCTGGCGCGCGAGACGACTGCTGAGGAGGCCCGTACAAGGGGCAAGGCTCTGGCTGCGCATCTCTCCCACCTGGCAGTGCATGGCACCCTGCATTTACTCGGTTTTGGCCATCAAGACGATGACGAGGCCCGGCACATGGAAGCGATGGAGGTTCGCGTATTGGCGACGCTCGGCATCGCCGATCCATACGCCGCCGAGCGCGTGGGTGTGAAATGA
- a CDS encoding PhoH family protein: MSRAPKPHGDDAAPLYLSFANNALLGALYGEHDRYLARIEQALGVSLASRGNQLAITGRPEATEKAKRAMLGLYDVLEKGLPVTAQDVDAALRMVVADEPAGNGDGVARLVADDTVITTQRRRIIPRSPAQVTYMRALQESELVFGIGPAGTGKTYLAVAVAVAMLTHGQVDRIILSRPAVEAGERLGFLPGDLREKVDPYLRPMYDALYDMMPSDRVMDRLQSGVIEIAPLAFMRGRTLSNAYVILDEAQNTSPVQMKMFLTRLGENSRMAVTGDLSQVDLPTGTRPGLSEALAVVGEVEGVSVVRFSHADVVRHRLVTALVRAYEVREREVKEP; the protein is encoded by the coding sequence ATGAGCCGGGCGCCGAAACCGCACGGCGATGATGCCGCGCCGTTGTATCTGAGCTTTGCCAACAATGCCCTGCTGGGCGCACTTTATGGCGAGCACGATCGCTATCTGGCGCGGATCGAGCAGGCTCTCGGGGTTTCTTTGGCCAGCCGCGGCAACCAGCTTGCTATCACCGGCCGTCCCGAAGCCACGGAAAAGGCCAAGCGGGCCATGCTCGGCCTGTACGACGTGCTCGAGAAAGGCCTTCCGGTAACCGCTCAAGATGTCGATGCCGCCTTGCGCATGGTCGTTGCCGACGAGCCCGCGGGCAATGGCGACGGTGTCGCCCGCCTGGTCGCCGACGATACGGTCATCACCACCCAGCGGCGGCGTATCATACCGCGCTCACCGGCCCAGGTGACCTATATGCGTGCGCTGCAGGAAAGCGAACTTGTCTTCGGCATCGGCCCGGCGGGAACCGGTAAGACCTACCTTGCCGTGGCTGTTGCCGTGGCCATGCTGACCCATGGCCAAGTTGACCGCATCATCCTCTCGCGTCCCGCCGTCGAGGCGGGTGAGCGGCTCGGCTTTTTGCCGGGCGATTTACGCGAGAAGGTCGATCCCTATCTGCGGCCTATGTATGACGCGCTCTACGATATGATGCCGTCTGACCGCGTCATGGACCGCCTGCAAAGCGGCGTTATCGAGATTGCGCCACTTGCCTTCATGCGCGGGCGCACGCTGTCGAACGCCTATGTCATCCTCGACGAGGCTCAGAACACTTCACCCGTGCAGATGAAGATGTTTCTCACTCGTCTCGGTGAGAATTCGCGCATGGCGGTCACGGGCGACCTGTCGCAGGTGGACCTGCCCACAGGCACGCGGCCTGGCCTCAGCGAGGCCTTGGCGGTGGTGGGCGAGGTCGAAGGTGTATCGGTGGTTCGCTTTTCCCATGCCGATGTAGTGCGCCACCGTCTGGTAACGGCGCTCGTCCGCGCCTATGAGGTGCGCGAGCGCGAGGTAAAGGAGCCATGA
- the miaB gene encoding tRNA (N6-isopentenyl adenosine(37)-C2)-methylthiotransferase MiaB: MPAAEPKTLFIRTYGCQMNVYDSERMAELLAPLGYRMAAAPDDADMIILNTCHIRDKASEKVYSELGRLRRLREVRAAGGKRMILAVAGCVAQAEGEEMLRRAPFIDIVLGPQTYHRLPEMIARASRVSGVPVLDIEFPPIPKFDALPARSGAASVSAFLSVQEGCDKFCTFCVVPYTRGVEESRPVDQIVAEAEQLLAQGAREITLLGQNVNAYHGDGWSLARLIRRLAKLPGLARLRYTTSHPSDMDDGLIAAHGEVEVLMPYLHLPVQTGSDRVLKAMNRQHTADDYRRLVERLRATRSDLALSSDFIVGFPGETAADFAATMALVDEIGFASAFSFKYSPRPGTPAASGLDPVREAEKAERLTVLQARLEAQRREFANTCVGRVLPVLLEKPGRHAGQLLGRSPYLQPVHIEAATARIGDEVSARIAAAGPNSLAGELAVAEADA; the protein is encoded by the coding sequence ATGCCTGCCGCTGAGCCCAAGACTCTTTTCATCCGGACCTATGGCTGTCAGATGAATGTCTACGACTCGGAGCGCATGGCCGAGTTATTGGCGCCGCTCGGCTACCGCATGGCGGCGGCACCAGATGACGCGGACATGATCATCCTCAATACCTGTCACATTCGCGACAAGGCCAGCGAGAAAGTCTATTCGGAGCTTGGGCGGCTGCGCCGGCTGCGTGAGGTGCGGGCCGCAGGTGGAAAGCGTATGATCTTAGCCGTGGCGGGCTGTGTGGCCCAGGCCGAGGGCGAGGAAATGCTACGCCGCGCGCCTTTCATCGACATCGTGCTGGGGCCGCAGACCTATCACCGTCTGCCGGAGATGATCGCGCGCGCCAGCCGGGTCAGTGGTGTGCCGGTGCTCGACATCGAGTTTCCTCCTATTCCCAAGTTTGATGCCCTGCCAGCTCGCTCTGGTGCTGCGTCCGTAAGTGCTTTCCTGTCCGTGCAAGAGGGCTGCGACAAGTTCTGCACCTTCTGCGTTGTGCCCTATACGCGAGGTGTCGAGGAGTCGCGTCCGGTCGACCAGATCGTCGCGGAAGCCGAGCAATTGCTTGCCCAGGGTGCGCGGGAGATCACATTGCTGGGTCAGAACGTCAACGCCTATCATGGCGACGGCTGGTCGTTGGCGCGCCTGATCCGACGTTTGGCGAAGCTGCCGGGTCTGGCGCGGCTGCGCTACACCACGTCCCATCCAAGCGACATGGACGATGGTCTGATTGCCGCCCACGGCGAGGTCGAGGTTTTGATGCCCTATCTGCATCTGCCAGTGCAAACTGGCTCCGACCGCGTGTTGAAGGCCATGAACCGCCAACATACGGCAGATGACTATCGCCGCCTGGTCGAGCGTCTGCGCGCGACACGTTCCGACCTTGCTTTGTCGTCTGACTTCATCGTCGGCTTCCCCGGCGAGACTGCGGCGGACTTCGCCGCTACCATGGCGCTGGTTGACGAAATCGGCTTCGCTAGCGCGTTCTCGTTCAAATACAGCCCGCGCCCGGGTACGCCCGCGGCAAGCGGGCTGGACCCGGTCCGAGAGGCGGAAAAGGCTGAGCGGTTGACGGTACTGCAGGCTCGCCTCGAAGCACAGCGGCGCGAATTCGCGAACACCTGCGTAGGGCGCGTGTTGCCGGTGCTGTTAGAAAAGCCGGGCCGCCATGCCGGGCAGTTGCTCGGCCGCTCGCCCTATTTACAGCCGGTTCATATCGAAGCGGCGACAGCGCGCATCGGTGATGAGGTTTCTGCTCGCATTGCTGCCGCCGGCCCCAATAGCCTGGCCGGCGAGCTGGCCGTGGCCGAGGCTGACGCATGA